In one Pseudomonadota bacterium genomic region, the following are encoded:
- a CDS encoding HlyU family transcriptional regulator produces the protein MSFLNKLFGGGEASAPKTAGEEHNGFTIYPQPVKSAGGFRVGARIEKDGQVHEMVRADVVATEEEARTTSLLKAKMLVDQQGDTIF, from the coding sequence ATGTCGTTTCTCAACAAACTCTTCGGTGGCGGCGAGGCTTCAGCGCCGAAGACCGCGGGTGAAGAGCACAATGGCTTCACGATCTATCCGCAGCCGGTGAAATCCGCGGGCGGGTTCCGCGTCGGCGCGCGGATCGAGAAGGACGGGCAGGTCCACGAGATGGTGCGCGCCGACGTCGTCGCCACGGAGGAGGAGGCCAGGACGACCTCGCTCCTGAAGGCCAAGATGCTGGTGGATCAGCAGGGCGACACGATCTTTTAG